GTcgaattcaaaaaattcatagtataaatttaataaagaaaaattgtccATATAGTAATGGGCAAAGAGAAATATTATctttgttattgtttttataacATGATCATGTATATGTACATAGCAAAACCTACATATGTAAAGTAGAGATTATTAGTTAGGCACTTCAAAATCAACATGATTTACCTAATTCAAATCTTCTTATATCTCActaattaaaagattggtggaatgaacattttcagttttatttcTTCCATTATATTCATATTCTTGCTCTTGGCACAATTTATCACATTCTTACTAGTtgggtaattatattttgccattcgAATTACACTCGTTTTTACATCTTGCcatctaattcttttttttgtgtcaacttatcatatcaactttgtaaaatttgcaatttactGAATATAACCATTTTTCGATCTGTTTTTCCGCTGGAAAAACATCATATgggaaacaaatatttttgtagataaaaataaagtttatatccttttataataataataattgatagaTAATCAATGAATTACTCCATACTTTTATTGCTATAATAAGGAATACATTAtcttgaataaatattattacaaattttcactataatgaaaatatgattAGTTCTATTGCGTTACTTAACTAATATAGAGAAGTTAAACAATGTTATGACATTTGTgatttgagatttattttcatcttataaattatcacaacaatttatttgtgatattacTTTCGTAGAtactttctttattaattatatttctatcCTATTATAATAGTGAagatatgtgattaattttgattctatagttttggtattttggtatttttattctttatctttttagaatCGCAAAATAGTCGTGTAACTTTTTGACATTTCAAAAATCATGTGTGCCTCACATGGTTCATTTAAATTAGGACTTTTGTCTTGATTGGTGTACTTTTGCCAATatggatgaaaattaaaagaaaaaagtgacgtggcacataatttatttcgataatttttataaaatccagtatcggaaggaccaaaaatgctaaatatcaaaaaattacaggactTTTTGCAACTCCTATaaagataaaggaaaaaaatgccaACATCTCAAGGGGCACATGATTTATTTCGGCAACTTTTACAAAATCTGGCACCAGAACgaccaaaatcacaaaatgtccaaaaattacatgactattttatctcaaaaaataaagaataagaatatcaaatgaccaaaattacaggttcaaaaatatgtttgaGTTCTAAACAAAATATACCTATGTGGTACATCTTTAATCTCACTCTCtgtatataaaaagataaagaataattatattttttcatctacaACTATTATAATTCCATATATAGTAAGTCTTTTATTAGATTAcaacatttaaataatatgacattgtatttatacattataattttcaaagtaCTACCAACAGTATAATTTGGTCAATAAAAACTTCTTTTATACTGATAATATCAACAGTTTTCTTCTAAAACCCTAACGACAAAAGATTCGATTGATGTAAATGGACTAGTTTTGAAAGAGAACGTCCAAACGTAATAAACCCTCAATTTACGAACATGGCAAGACATTCTAGAAAGTGGAAGTCCTCTATTTgagtttgatttttcattcatgTAGTGGCCTTGGACTTACACAAATGAACTAATTCTGCAGCCCTTGTTGAAAAGTTACTAAGATCAACTGCAGTTGGTAAAATCTATGTATTAATCAAGGCAGAAGACAAAGCGGCCGCATTTGATCGATTGAAGAGTGAAGTACGTAATTAGTTTCTTAATCaccttgttttcttttttaattcttttcattCATATTGATTATAAGTTGTATTAATTTGTGgaatatatacttaatttcGTCTTTAGATCATAAATTCCGAGTTACTCAAATGCCTACGAGAAGAGCATGGGGCATCTTATGAAGCATTCATACAAGAGAAATTGATACCTGTTGCTGGGAATATTTGCGAACCAGAACTTGGTATGGACGTTGATACTGCTGATAACATAATGAACGAGGTAGACGTGATAATACAATCTGCAGCAAACACGTCCATGATTGAAAGGTCgtccattatatatatatatatatcattttgcttttatgtcttatttatttctcaatttcctaATTATTTCTTTGGGGGAAGATATTTAAGTTCTCTCTTGGTCATGCTCAAGTTCCATGCATGTTAGTTACAGATACGACTCGCTATTTGAAGCAAACGTGAGTGGTCCACAACGACTGATGAGATTCGCAAAGAGATGCAAGAACCTTATTCTTTTTGTACATATTTCAACTGGTAtgctcaaaatattataacccTAATTGtgaatacaataattaaagcCAACGAATAGTAAATTTCACGTATATGTTTACATGTTTGAGATTGATacaaatgataataaattgatttaattgtttattgaAGCATTTGTAAATGGAGAAAGAGAAGGAGTAAACCCTGAAAAGCCAATGACTATGGGAGAAAATAGGAGAAAAAACATTTCATCCTCATTTCCTCAGCTAGACATAGCCAATGAGATGAGCCTTGCATTCAAATCCATTACCAGCGCTTCTACTGAACTTGAAGcgacaatatattcaaaaaaactTGGTCAACAAAGGTATgcattatttcttttcatatttattattattatttataggtAATTTTGCTTGTTCGTGTTATATTGTAGTACTACACGATAAACTCTACGAGTTTTTCCTGTGcatattgttttatatatataattatataatgtgtAAGAATATTGAAATGCTTTTTTGctacatatattataacacGGAAATGGTATAACATATGGTGGGGAAATGAATATGTGTGGATGGTTCCACTTTTGaggcaaaattacatttttagtaCCATGAGATTGGGggtttaacacttttagtcttcTACCTTAcgctatttttaaaatagtttcaaaatgttaaaaattcaacacatttagtcatttattttatgagattttcaaaatgCTCCCAGAAATGAGAAACTCAACAACTTTGGTCCTCTACTTTACAAGAATTGTGAGACTAAATATATtgagttttcttaattttgggaccattttgaaaatcctGTAAAGCATATGACTATACGTGTCTAGTTTTCCAAATTCAATTCCGTAAAATAGAAAACCAAAAATGTTGAATCCCATATACTGTGAGACTAAAAGCATAATTTCGGCCACTTTTTTGACAAGTATTTATATAGCAAGTACACTTTGTTGATAAATTTTAGCGTTgcttagaaaataataaataataattgtaaacCATTTATAGTTACTCtaattttcattgttttctttttaaatgaacTACAAATTATGCCACTATATCAATTACTAATAGAACAATACGTATGTGCCTTACAGAGCAAGATTTTACGGATGGTTCGATGCATATCAACTAACGAAAGCTATGGGTGAGATGATTATTAATGAATGTAAGGGAGATACGCCTGTGGTTATCGTTAGGCCAGCTGTAATTGAAAGTAGTTATAAAGAGCCTTTTCCTGGATGGATACAAGGGTACAGGTCAGAACaacattaatttcaactaaCTATTCTGGATTTCTTATAGCAATCCTACATATGCTAATTTATGTCTATTGTTCCATGTATTTTACCGATGTAGAGTGACTGATCCACTTATTATTTCCTATGGAAAAGGGCACCTTCCAGCCTTTCTGGGCGACCCAGAAGTAAAAGTAGATATTGTAAGTATCACGTAAAAATTTAACACGACTTTACATATAAGTTAAAAGAATctttaattgttaattttcatatttttggtatatatacatgcaataacattaataaatgtgttaattgTTGATGAATAGATCCCAGTGGATATGGTTGTAAATACAATAATCGCAGCTACTGCTAAGCATGGAATTGGTGGTATGCCAGGATTGGATGTCTACCATAGTGCATCTGCTATCGTCAATCCTTTGCGATACTATGATGTTTTTGAATTCAGTTATgaatatttcaattcaaacCCTTTGATTGAATCATCATCAAAAGGCAGTAACATAAAGGAAATAAAGTTTTTCGACAATATCGAGGACTTATCCAAGTATACACAGGATGAAATATGCCAACGTGATGCCTTGCAACAGACCAAATGGAAGGCCAAGATCCTCCATGCTATTCAATTGTGTAAGATTTATGAGTTCTCAGGCTTCTATGAAGGCAGGTATGAGTATCATATATACGTAACtatcttaaattaatattttaattttttttttttagatatgtgtttcaataaattcatatatatatgcatactcGTTCATTTATAAGCATATGCATCAACACACAAAAACATATATTCGACATATGTGTCGATGGgtttcatcaagaaaatcatgTCAATAGTTAGGCGTATAATAAGATatgtaattttacttttattgaaattaaatttggtaactaagtcatataattttaaaaaattggtgcatTAAATTCAGCCTAAAATTGCAATGTTTAGGCCGGAATTTGGGCTCACATGAGGGGCACATTCTCATCTGGACCAGATTTGCAATTTCTGGTGGACGTTGTCTTTAATGtgccaaatttttaaaattggctGACTTAATTGCCAATAGAATACTAGTATGACAAAAATTGTCATCCCCTATAAATGCCCCcacaattttcttaataattcgaccaaaattttatttttctcttttgggaaaaatatttcatacatataaatatctaAGTATCATTcgtaaaaaatttgtaatttggtTCTGTAAATAGAAGGGATGGCAATTTTTACTCTATTTGGAATTCAATCCGGCAGTTAAGCCCTAAAGTTTAAGATAATTGGCACGTCATTAAGGATAATATCTGCTAGAATTGCAAATTTGATCGAAATTTAGGCTCACATGAGGTGCACGAGCCAAATTTCGGCCAGagttgtaattttcaaaagattttGTCCTTGATATactaatctttttaaattgcatGACTTAACTGCCAAATTTAagagaattaaaatttccaCTTGTACAGTGACATGATCAAATTTGTGGTTTTCTTGTAACAGTTAAATGATTAATGACAAACCTTATAAATAGTTTCGATTACATAGAtaacatgattttattatgcCTACTTTCAAAAATCATATGACGATATTGGATATAGAAGAATTGatgttttaacataaaatttttacagtgacattatatcatatttagtCAATGATTTACCTTTATAACgttagaatttttatttcctttaccCTCGTTCAACATCACATAGACTAGTTTTTGTATGTTACGGAATAGTTTCTTGTGccaattttactaaaatataacaaattattggaattaatttacatTCTTGTGCGGACAGGTTCGATATTTCCAATACTCAAAAGTTATTATCAGAAATGTCGGAAGAGGAGCAACGTTGCTTTGGACTTGATGCAAGAATTATAGATTGGCGAAAGTACTTTTGCGAAATTCACATCCCGGGATTGAAAAAGCATGTGCTTAATTTGTAATTGATGTTATATCTAGATTtgctaaatttatatttcctaTACAACTGTTtctacttaattattttagctGAAATATGTAGAAATGATCTACTTATTGGAATTAGTTCCACCTAAATCTGACTTCCCTATCTAATGCTGAaaggatatttatttttaggccATGCTATGCTTTGTGTTGCTTATTGGAATTAATACCgcctgaatttttttataataaaaagttgatcattacagaaaa
This region of Sesamum indicum cultivar Zhongzhi No. 13 linkage group LG4, S_indicum_v1.0, whole genome shotgun sequence genomic DNA includes:
- the LOC105160966 gene encoding fatty acyl-CoA reductase 2-like, whose translation is MLLTVSPFLITPPSINLSLGRRQSHIITNPSFLAYNDKNIWLKTLNCSSRHSCCSHLNANYFIHGNNPNNIDVVNATTINVAESPKTESPKTTDDSAGIGILNFFQGKNIFITGATEFLGKALVEKLLRSTAVGKIYVLIKAEDKAAAFDRLKSEIINSELLKCLREEHGASYEAFIQEKLIPVAGNICEPELGMDVDTADNIMNEVDVIIQSAANTSMIERYDSLFEANVSGPQRLMRFAKRCKNLILFVHISTAFVNGEREGVNPEKPMTMGENRRKNISSSFPQLDIANEMSLAFKSITSASTELEATIYSKKLGQQRARFYGWFDAYQLTKAMGEMIINECKGDTPVVIVRPAVIESSYKEPFPGWIQGYRVTDPLIISYGKGHLPAFLGDPEVKVDIIPVDMVVNTIIAATAKHGIGGMPGLDVYHSASAIVNPLRYYDVFEFSYEYFNSNPLIESSSKGSNIKEIKFFDNIEDLSKYTQDEICQRDALQQTKWKAKILHAIQLCKIYEFSGFYEGRFDISNTQKLLSEMSEEEQRCFGLDARIIDWRKYFCEIHIPGLKKHVLNL